In Nitrospirota bacterium, one DNA window encodes the following:
- the cobB gene encoding hydrogenobyrinic acid a,c-diamide synthase (glutamine-hydrolyzing) — protein MKSNYPRIIVAGMKGGAGKTTVSLGIIAAWKKQGRSIVPYKKGPDYIDAGWLSSAAEHACYNLDPFLITKEKIISSFVGHYGKADCAVIEGNRGLYDGMDAAGTYSTAELAKNLKAPVILVLDCTKVTRTAAAMLLGMLKFDPKVKISGVVLNQIAGKRHEKVIREAIAKYCKVPVVGAIPKLRDGQLSERHMGLTPFQEHQSVKKAIAACGDIAEKYLDLDAIRKIADKVAGKGLGFGKSHHSSPITHHDVKIGIIRDSAFQFYYPENFEELERRGAKLIEISALKAKKLPDIDALYIGGGFPETHAIALGRNASFRVSVKKAVEDGLPVYAECGGLMYLGEALLLDKKTYPMAGIFPVRFSLEKKPQAHGYTIVRVAGANPFYKKSTQIKGHEFHYSRVIGPTKKGTLQFAFRMERGEGIMDGQDGICYKNVLATYTHLHALGCPEWAEGMIMQAIEYRRGRK, from the coding sequence ATGAAATCGAACTATCCACGAATAATCGTTGCAGGAATGAAGGGGGGGGCTGGCAAGACAACGGTCAGCCTGGGCATTATTGCTGCCTGGAAGAAGCAGGGCCGATCGATCGTCCCGTACAAAAAAGGGCCTGATTATATTGATGCAGGCTGGCTTTCTTCAGCGGCTGAGCATGCCTGCTATAACCTTGATCCCTTTCTAATAACAAAGGAAAAGATCATCTCGTCATTTGTCGGCCACTATGGCAAGGCTGATTGCGCTGTTATTGAGGGGAACCGCGGGCTTTATGACGGCATGGACGCAGCAGGGACGTACAGCACTGCTGAGCTCGCAAAAAACCTGAAAGCACCAGTAATCCTGGTGCTCGACTGCACCAAGGTGACACGGACAGCTGCTGCAATGCTTCTTGGCATGCTGAAGTTCGACCCAAAGGTGAAGATCAGCGGCGTGGTCTTAAACCAGATTGCAGGCAAACGGCACGAAAAAGTGATCAGGGAAGCGATAGCGAAATACTGCAAGGTGCCGGTTGTGGGCGCAATACCGAAACTTCGTGACGGGCAGCTTTCAGAGCGGCATATGGGACTTACGCCCTTTCAGGAACATCAAAGCGTCAAGAAGGCGATCGCAGCATGCGGGGATATCGCAGAGAAATACCTCGATCTTGATGCGATCCGGAAAATAGCAGATAAGGTCGCGGGCAAGGGATTGGGGTTCGGCAAGAGTCATCACTCATCACCCATTACGCATCACGATGTTAAAATCGGCATCATCCGGGACTCTGCCTTTCAGTTCTACTACCCTGAGAATTTTGAGGAGCTTGAGAGGCGCGGGGCAAAGCTTATTGAGATCAGCGCGCTTAAGGCGAAGAAACTGCCTGATATTGACGCACTCTATATAGGCGGCGGATTTCCTGAAACGCATGCCATTGCACTTGGCAGAAACGCCAGCTTCAGGGTTTCAGTTAAAAAGGCAGTTGAAGATGGCCTGCCGGTCTATGCTGAATGCGGCGGCCTGATGTATCTTGGCGAGGCGCTGCTGCTGGACAAAAAAACATATCCCATGGCAGGGATATTCCCTGTCAGGTTCAGTCTTGAGAAGAAACCCCAGGCACATGGGTACACCATTGTCAGGGTGGCAGGGGCTAATCCTTTTTATAAGAAGAGCACCCAGATCAAGGGCCATGAGTTCCATTATTCCCGGGTGATCGGCCCAACGAAAAAAGGGACGCTGCAGTTTGCATTTCGAATGGAACGCGGTGAGGGCATTATGGATGGGCAGGACGGGATCTGTTATAAGAACGTGCTTGCAACGTATACACACCTGCATGCGCTTGGCTGTCCCGAGTGGGCCGAGGGTATGATCATGCAGGCAATCGAGTACCGGAGGGGCAGAAAATAG
- a CDS encoding 4Fe-4S binding protein encodes MYLLTVNADTCTGCEECVNNCPVSVFDMVDGKSVATRADDCEGCQTCTSVCPSGAVTLTEM; translated from the coding sequence ATGTATCTTTTAACTGTGAATGCCGATACTTGTACTGGCTGCGAGGAGTGTGTAAACAACTGTCCTGTCAGTGTGTTTGACATGGTTGATGGCAAGTCTGTTGCAACGCGCGCAGATGATTGTGAAGGTTGTCAGACCTGCACGAGTGTCTGCCCGTCAGGAGCAGTAACTCTTACCGAGATGTAA
- a CDS encoding 4Fe-4S dicluster domain-containing protein, whose amino-acid sequence MSLNRRQFLKLASVSTILGVGSATAITSLGRGGLEASQTSPDPKALKAKRWGFVVDVSRLKTDEDYQKCIDACHNIHNVPTLNNPKHEIKWIWKDDYEHTFPTLTEDKIMNKELQEKNFLLFCNHCANPACVRVCPTQATFKRKSDGIVMQDMHRCIGCRFCMAACPFGARSFNYVDPRKDNAIKVENKEFPTRMIGVVEKCTACYERLAIGKQPACAEASNGAIVFGDLEDPKSEVRKVIAEKYTIRRKPELGTQPSIYYVIGGGEHV is encoded by the coding sequence ATGAGTTTAAACAGAAGACAATTTCTGAAATTAGCAAGCGTTTCCACTATCCTTGGTGTCGGCAGCGCTACGGCCATTACAAGCCTCGGAAGGGGCGGACTTGAGGCGTCACAGACATCTCCTGATCCTAAAGCCCTTAAAGCAAAACGGTGGGGATTTGTGGTTGATGTCAGCAGACTCAAAACAGATGAGGATTACCAAAAGTGTATTGACGCATGCCATAACATCCATAATGTTCCGACACTCAACAATCCGAAGCATGAGATCAAATGGATATGGAAAGATGATTATGAGCATACGTTCCCTACACTGACTGAAGATAAGATCATGAACAAAGAGCTGCAGGAGAAGAATTTTCTGCTCTTCTGCAACCACTGTGCGAACCCTGCCTGCGTCAGGGTCTGTCCGACCCAGGCAACATTCAAGCGCAAGAGCGACGGTATTGTGATGCAGGACATGCATCGATGCATTGGCTGCAGGTTCTGCATGGCAGCCTGCCCGTTTGGCGCAAGAAGTTTTAACTATGTTGATCCGCGGAAAGATAATGCCATTAAGGTAGAGAATAAAGAATTCCCGACCCGTATGATCGGTGTTGTAGAAAAATGTACTGCCTGCTATGAAAGACTCGCAATCGGCAAGCAGCCGGCATGTGCCGAGGCGTCCAATGGCGCAATCGTATTTGGCGATCTGGAAGACCCGAAATCAGAGGTCAGAAAGGTTATCGCCGAGAAGTATACGATCAGGCGTAAGCCTGAACTCGGGACACAGCCGAGTATCTACTACGTAATTGGAGGTGGCGAGCATGTTTGA
- the cobJ gene encoding precorrin-3B C(17)-methyltransferase, whose amino-acid sequence MSSGSRKNAEAGNVAIFYITDSGRRLAEKLAGHYPLADIRKYSSRFSSQFWRKNSTLVFIMATGIVIRTIAPYMKDKKTDPAVVVMDEKGQYVISLLSGHLGGANEKAKEIAAFLGGEAVITTASDLNNLPSLDLWAEANDFAIENWDMLSKAATKLLNKGSISVFSEAEVDLPQAFLHTEDPAAADMIISHVLFAADRKRQALYVRPKDLVVGIGCNSGTSALEIESAVRKALAEHTLSFFSLHSIATIDIKKNEPGLILFAEKYRLDLRIFSADALNAVKDIAFSPAAKKATGAQAVAEPSAFLAAGGGQLLIHKQKIGNVTVAVAKKMSGRNKMKFGKIFIVGTGPGSIDHITPYAQNAIKNSDAIVGYGTYLDLIQDLISEKKVVATGMTQEIDRCRKAIELTAEGKTVAVISGGDPGIYAMAGLVLELLKNRSSESGTRNPEIEVIPGISALNACASRLGAPLMHDFASISLSDRLTLWETIERRLDAAAMADFVIALYNPKSKGRTEHISRAHQIIMHHRHPATPVGIVKAAMRDNESVVITDLEHMLEHDIDMQTTVIIGNSKTLTWNNLMITPRGYEKKNQFRTNE is encoded by the coding sequence ATGAGTTCAGGAAGTAGGAAAAACGCTGAAGCAGGCAATGTCGCGATCTTTTATATAACTGACAGCGGCAGACGACTTGCAGAAAAGCTCGCAGGTCATTACCCGTTAGCAGATATCAGAAAATATAGTTCAAGGTTTTCATCTCAATTCTGGAGGAAGAACAGTACGCTTGTTTTTATTATGGCAACAGGCATTGTAATAAGGACAATTGCTCCTTATATGAAGGATAAGAAGACTGATCCTGCTGTCGTTGTTATGGATGAAAAGGGACAGTATGTAATAAGTCTGTTGTCCGGCCATCTTGGTGGAGCTAATGAAAAGGCAAAAGAGATAGCAGCTTTCCTCGGAGGTGAGGCAGTCATTACAACAGCATCTGATCTGAATAATCTTCCCTCATTAGATCTCTGGGCCGAGGCTAATGATTTTGCGATCGAAAACTGGGACATGCTTTCGAAGGCTGCAACGAAGCTGCTGAATAAGGGGAGTATTTCGGTTTTTTCTGAGGCAGAAGTTGATCTGCCGCAGGCATTTTTACATACAGAAGATCCAGCGGCTGCTGATATGATTATCTCTCATGTTTTGTTTGCGGCAGACAGAAAGAGGCAGGCGCTCTATGTAAGGCCAAAGGATCTTGTTGTCGGTATTGGATGCAACAGCGGCACCTCAGCACTGGAGATTGAATCTGCGGTCAGAAAAGCGCTTGCTGAACATACCCTGAGCTTTTTTTCTCTTCATTCAATTGCCACGATCGATATAAAAAAGAATGAACCGGGGTTGATCTTATTTGCGGAGAAGTACAGACTTGATCTTCGCATTTTTAGTGCTGATGCTTTGAATGCTGTTAAAGACATCGCTTTTTCACCTGCTGCAAAAAAAGCTACGGGCGCACAGGCTGTTGCTGAGCCTTCTGCTTTCCTTGCAGCCGGAGGAGGCCAATTGCTTATTCATAAACAGAAGATCGGTAATGTTACTGTGGCTGTCGCAAAGAAAATGTCAGGAAGGAATAAAATGAAATTCGGCAAGATATTTATTGTTGGTACCGGTCCAGGCAGTATTGATCACATAACTCCTTATGCACAGAACGCGATTAAGAATTCTGATGCAATTGTGGGCTACGGGACATACCTTGATCTTATTCAGGATCTGATAAGCGAGAAAAAGGTCGTAGCTACCGGCATGACTCAGGAGATTGACCGCTGCAGGAAAGCTATAGAACTTACTGCTGAGGGGAAGACGGTTGCGGTTATCAGCGGAGGTGACCCCGGAATATATGCAATGGCAGGCCTTGTGCTTGAGCTCCTGAAGAACCGGAGTTCGGAATCCGGAACCCGGAACCCGGAAATTGAGGTGATCCCCGGCATATCTGCGCTTAATGCCTGTGCATCGCGTCTTGGTGCTCCACTGATGCATGACTTTGCCTCAATAAGCCTTTCTGACAGGCTGACTTTATGGGAGACTATAGAGAGGAGACTTGACGCCGCTGCAATGGCTGATTTCGTGATTGCACTCTATAATCCAAAGAGCAAAGGGCGGACTGAGCATATCAGCAGGGCACACCAGATCATCATGCATCATCGTCACCCTGCGACTCCTGTTGGTATTGTAAAGGCAGCAATGAGGGATAATGAGTCGGTAGTCATTACTGATCTTGAACATATGCTTGAGCATGACATCGATATGCAGACTACGGTAATTATTGGAAACTCAAAGACACTGACATGGAATAATCTGATGATTACGCCGCGAGGATATGAGAAGAAAAACCAGTTTCGAACCAATGAGTAG
- a CDS encoding TusE/DsrC/DsvC family sulfur relay protein, translating to MATMDFQGKSIEVDDDGYLLNLDDWTKELADVLASQDGVTLTPAHWEVINFLRDYYKQYQIAPMIKILVKEIGKAMGPEKGNTKYLYELYPGGPAKQACKYAGLPKPTGCV from the coding sequence ATGGCAACAATGGATTTTCAGGGAAAGTCAATCGAGGTAGATGATGATGGATATCTTCTGAACCTTGATGATTGGACAAAGGAGCTTGCAGACGTTCTTGCTAGCCAGGACGGAGTTACTCTCACTCCTGCACACTGGGAAGTTATCAACTTCCTGCGTGACTACTACAAACAGTACCAGATTGCCCCGATGATCAAGATCCTGGTCAAGGAGATCGGAAAAGCGATGGGGCCTGAAAAAGGCAACACCAAGTATCTGTACGAGCTCTATCCGGGCGGTCCTGCAAAGCAGGCATGTAAGTATGCAGGGCTTCCAAAGCCTACAGGCTGCGTATAG
- a CDS encoding DsrE family protein yields the protein MATKKLAFVVRSLPYKTEASRLALTHAISSQTVEIYLNDGDLVEASISYVGDGVFNIMKNQQAGKHYGITTNEGHAKNTLLLDLRVLICKEDLDKFGLTGENLIMDADDLGGDMKANIVSYSEIQKEMETADHLLFC from the coding sequence ATGGCGACCAAGAAACTTGCATTTGTTGTCCGTTCACTTCCTTATAAAACAGAGGCATCAAGGCTTGCTCTGACCCATGCAATTTCAAGTCAGACGGTCGAGATCTACCTTAATGACGGAGACCTTGTCGAGGCTTCTATTTCCTATGTCGGAGACGGCGTATTCAACATTATGAAGAACCAGCAGGCCGGCAAGCATTACGGCATCACGACAAACGAAGGTCATGCGAAGAATACCCTTCTTCTCGATCTGAGGGTCCTTATCTGCAAGGAAGATCTTGATAAGTTCGGCCTTACCGGGGAAAACCTGATTATGGATGCCGATGATCTCGGCGGTGATATGAAAGCGAACATCGTATCCTATAGTGAAATACAGAAGGAGATGGAGACGGCTGATCATCTCCTCTTCTGCTAA
- the nrfD gene encoding polysulfide reductase NrfD translates to MFERALSGSNRYWAWIFFLLAVIGVGFIAYMKQLNEGLGITGLSRDVSWGFYIAQFTFLVGVAASAVMLVIPYYLHNFKKFGKIVILGEFLAVSAVSMCMLFILVDMGQPMRVLNVVLHPTLNSVMFWDALVLNGYLFLNIIIGWTTLAADQKQVAPPQWVKPLIYLSIPWAVSIHTVTAFLYAGLPGRHLWLTAIMAARFLASAFAGGPAILVLLALLVRKFSKFDPGQEAIQSLAKIVTYAMCANVFFFLLEVFTAFYSGIPGHAHPLVYLFAGLDGHTKLVPWMWTAAVLAFASIALLVNPSTRQNEGTLKVALVGVIIAAWIDKGMGLVIGGFVPNPFERVTEYAPTMPELAITFGVYAVGLLVLTLLYKVAVGVREENGAVEH, encoded by the coding sequence ATGTTTGAAAGGGCCCTTAGCGGCAGTAACAGATACTGGGCATGGATATTTTTTCTGCTTGCAGTGATAGGTGTCGGTTTTATCGCCTATATGAAGCAGCTCAATGAAGGTCTGGGGATTACCGGACTGAGCAGGGATGTTTCCTGGGGATTCTATATAGCCCAGTTTACGTTCCTCGTTGGCGTGGCGGCATCAGCAGTTATGCTCGTTATCCCTTACTATCTGCATAATTTCAAGAAGTTCGGCAAGATCGTTATCCTCGGTGAATTTCTTGCTGTCTCTGCTGTCTCGATGTGCATGCTCTTCATCCTCGTTGACATGGGCCAGCCGATGCGGGTCTTGAATGTTGTCCTGCATCCAACGCTGAATTCGGTTATGTTCTGGGATGCGCTTGTGCTGAACGGGTACCTTTTCCTGAATATCATCATTGGCTGGACAACGCTTGCGGCTGATCAGAAGCAGGTGGCGCCGCCCCAGTGGGTCAAGCCGCTGATCTACCTTTCGATTCCCTGGGCAGTCAGTATTCATACGGTAACGGCATTCCTCTATGCAGGACTTCCCGGCAGGCATCTCTGGCTTACCGCTATTATGGCAGCCAGGTTCCTTGCCTCAGCTTTTGCAGGCGGTCCTGCAATTTTAGTGCTTCTTGCTCTTTTGGTGAGGAAGTTCAGCAAGTTTGATCCTGGGCAGGAGGCCATCCAATCACTGGCCAAGATCGTCACGTATGCGATGTGCGCGAACGTCTTTTTCTTTCTTCTTGAAGTGTTTACAGCATTCTATAGCGGTATCCCCGGTCATGCGCATCCGCTTGTTTATCTCTTTGCCGGACTTGACGGGCATACCAAGCTTGTGCCCTGGATGTGGACTGCTGCAGTGCTTGCCTTTGCCAGCATAGCACTTCTGGTAAACCCGTCCACCCGCCAGAACGAGGGGACGCTGAAGGTCGCGCTCGTGGGGGTTATTATTGCAGCATGGATTGACAAGGGTATGGGCCTTGTCATCGGCGGGTTTGTGCCGAACCCATTTGAGCGGGTGACGGAATATGCGCCGACCATGCCTGAGCTTGCGATCACCTTTGGTGTTTATGCTGTTGGACTGCTCGTTCTTACGCTGCTCTATAAGGTAGCCGTGGGAGTCAGGGAAGAAAATGGTGCAGTTGAGCACTGA
- a CDS encoding sulfurtransferase TusA family protein, with product MADLKSQTPTQVLDVLGRVCPYPLVLTKKAIEKLPSGGIIKILCDAPASAEDSLPRFAESKGMPCEVVKQGESWDIYIQKP from the coding sequence ATGGCAGATTTAAAATCACAGACACCGACACAGGTACTCGATGTGCTGGGCAGAGTATGCCCGTACCCTCTTGTGCTGACCAAAAAAGCGATTGAAAAGCTTCCGAGCGGCGGTATCATCAAGATCCTCTGCGATGCACCAGCATCGGCTGAGGACTCGCTTCCGAGGTTTGCAGAGAGCAAGGGGATGCCCTGTGAGGTAGTAAAGCAGGGTGAAAGCTGGGATATTTATATCCAGAAGCCCTAA
- the dsrJ gene encoding sulfate reduction electron transfer complex DsrMKJOP subunit DsrJ, with the protein MYNSGKIMAGLAVFFILAALPFLLNLGKANAKIEPSLNTPEINAMPVKQCVESKEFMRAEHMQLLNTWRDEVVRNGNRIYTSRSNGGNYVISLQNTCMKCHSNKKEFCDKCHNYMAVKPYCWSCHIAPKEEKS; encoded by the coding sequence ATGTATAATTCCGGAAAGATCATGGCAGGGCTTGCAGTCTTCTTTATCCTGGCTGCATTACCGTTCCTGCTGAACCTTGGGAAGGCAAATGCGAAGATCGAACCGAGCCTCAACACGCCGGAGATCAATGCCATGCCGGTGAAGCAGTGCGTGGAGAGCAAGGAGTTCATGAGGGCAGAGCATATGCAGCTTCTGAACACCTGGCGGGACGAGGTCGTCAGAAACGGCAACCGGATATACACCAGCAGGTCTAACGGCGGCAATTACGTTATCAGTCTCCAAAATACCTGTATGAAATGTCATTCAAACAAGAAGGAGTTCTGTGACAAGTGTCATAACTACATGGCTGTGAAACCCTATTGCTGGAGCTGCCATATCGCCCCGAAGGAGGAAAAGTCATGA
- a CDS encoding DsrE family protein: MGKLTIGTFSSLVGSMSLDFSVKLADAALKKGHKVDFWMSGNATMLAKKGQKAFKDYSFLSKTLQEMLATGNFNITACEACAEARGYHKEDCPDGFQRKSMDWYLASTFEADRVLHIGGD; this comes from the coding sequence ATGGGTAAATTAACAATAGGTACATTTTCATCACTTGTAGGCTCAATGTCACTTGATTTTTCGGTAAAGCTTGCTGATGCTGCTTTGAAAAAAGGGCATAAAGTCGATTTCTGGATGTCCGGCAATGCTACCATGCTTGCGAAAAAAGGACAGAAGGCCTTTAAAGATTATTCATTTCTCTCAAAGACCCTTCAGGAAATGTTAGCAACCGGCAATTTCAATATTACAGCATGTGAGGCCTGCGCAGAGGCAAGGGGCTACCATAAGGAAGACTGCCCCGACGGTTTTCAGCGCAAAAGCATGGACTGGTATCTTGCGAGCACCTTTGAAGCAGATAGAGTCCTGCATATAGGAGGAGATTAA
- a CDS encoding RsbRD N-terminal domain-containing protein, with protein sequence MSLKHILAEKKDVILASWFDRILDTYPPETAKFLKNQKDRFANPVGQTIHEGIGGIFQELVHGGEIEKVSGFLDAMIRVRAIQEFTAAQAVAFIFFLKSIIREGISDIPLTSELAEELAALESQIDSLVLIAFDIFMQCREKLYDIKANEMRNMTYRLLQQANLVTEVEGAKQETMFISIPKKEVNT encoded by the coding sequence ATGAGCCTGAAGCATATCCTAGCAGAAAAAAAAGACGTTATTCTTGCCTCATGGTTCGACCGCATTCTCGACACCTATCCTCCTGAGACTGCCAAGTTCCTCAAGAACCAGAAGGACAGATTTGCTAATCCGGTTGGTCAGACCATTCATGAGGGGATAGGGGGTATTTTTCAGGAGCTTGTCCATGGCGGCGAGATCGAAAAGGTCTCTGGGTTTCTTGATGCTATGATCAGAGTAAGGGCAATCCAGGAATTTACTGCTGCCCAGGCAGTAGCATTCATCTTTTTTCTCAAGAGCATTATCAGGGAGGGGATCAGTGATATACCCCTTACGTCAGAACTTGCCGAGGAACTCGCTGCCCTCGAATCACAGATCGATTCCCTTGTCCTCATCGCCTTTGATATCTTCATGCAGTGCCGCGAAAAGCTCTACGATATTAAGGCGAACGAGATGAGGAACATGACCTACAGGCTCCTCCAGCAGGCGAATCTGGTCACAGAGGTCGAGGGAGCGAAACAAGAAACCATGTTCATTTCAATACCAAAGAAAGAGGTAAACACATGA
- a CDS encoding (Fe-S)-binding protein produces the protein MAKLPTPEELMKIDYNPPQSENWMDKTVEFKQGNFCWGAKGKNLATVEFPNARDWSPVEENWKLPQDWEGTVLEAMADRLSKYRSFKIFMDICVRCGACADKCHFFIGGGDPKNMPVLRAELMRSVYRKYFTNSGKYLGKLAGARELDTAVLKEWWYYFYQCTECRRCSVFCPYGIDTAEITMMAREFTNLLGLNTDWISGPVANCYMKGNHLGLEPHAIMNSVEGMVDDIETITGIRINPSFNRKGAEILFVTPSGDLFADPGTFTCMGYMMLFHELGLDYTWSTYASEGGNFGLFTSNEMAKRLNSKIYAEAKRLGVKYIIGGECGHMWRVLNQYMDTWNGPADFMEVPKSPITGTVFDNAASTKMIHITEFTADLIKNGKLKLDPTRNDDLIVTYHDSCNTARGMGLLEEPRYIINNVCNKFHEMPENTIRERTFCCGSGTGLNASENMELRMRGGLPRANAVKHVVDKHGVNTLANVCAIDRATLSASMDYWVPGTRVAGVHELVANALIMTGEKERETNLRGEPLPGKGGNE, from the coding sequence ATGGCAAAACTTCCAACACCAGAAGAACTCATGAAGATAGATTATAACCCGCCCCAGTCTGAAAACTGGATGGATAAAACGGTTGAATTCAAACAGGGCAACTTCTGCTGGGGAGCCAAGGGGAAAAACCTCGCTACGGTAGAATTCCCGAATGCCCGCGACTGGTCTCCGGTTGAAGAGAACTGGAAACTGCCGCAGGACTGGGAAGGAACGGTCCTAGAGGCAATGGCAGACAGGCTTTCCAAATACCGCTCCTTCAAGATATTCATGGATATATGCGTCCGATGCGGGGCGTGCGCGGACAAATGCCACTTCTTCATCGGCGGCGGCGATCCCAAGAACATGCCTGTGCTCAGAGCCGAGCTCATGAGATCTGTTTACAGAAAGTATTTTACGAACTCAGGCAAATATCTCGGTAAGCTTGCCGGTGCCCGCGAGCTCGACACGGCCGTACTGAAGGAGTGGTGGTATTATTTTTATCAGTGCACAGAGTGCAGGAGGTGTTCGGTCTTCTGCCCCTACGGCATAGACACGGCAGAGATAACGATGATGGCAAGGGAGTTCACGAATCTCCTCGGCCTGAACACTGACTGGATATCGGGGCCGGTAGCAAACTGCTACATGAAGGGAAACCACCTCGGCCTTGAGCCGCATGCCATCATGAACAGTGTTGAAGGCATGGTTGACGATATCGAAACCATAACCGGTATCAGGATTAACCCATCATTCAACCGGAAGGGTGCAGAGATCCTCTTCGTAACGCCGTCAGGCGACCTCTTCGCAGACCCGGGAACATTCACCTGTATGGGGTACATGATGCTCTTCCATGAACTGGGGCTTGATTACACCTGGTCAACCTATGCGTCAGAAGGCGGCAACTTTGGCTTATTCACGTCAAACGAAATGGCCAAGAGGCTGAATTCCAAGATCTACGCTGAGGCGAAAAGACTCGGCGTAAAATATATCATTGGCGGAGAATGCGGCCATATGTGGAGGGTTCTGAACCAATATATGGATACCTGGAACGGCCCGGCTGATTTCATGGAAGTGCCGAAATCCCCGATCACCGGAACGGTCTTCGATAATGCTGCGTCGACCAAGATGATCCATATCACCGAGTTTACGGCTGACCTGATCAAGAACGGGAAGCTGAAGCTTGATCCGACCAGAAACGATGATCTTATCGTAACGTACCATGACTCCTGCAATACTGCCAGGGGCATGGGGCTTCTCGAAGAGCCGCGCTATATCATTAATAACGTATGCAATAAATTCCATGAGATGCCTGAAAATACAATCAGGGAACGGACGTTCTGCTGCGGCAGCGGAACAGGCCTGAATGCCAGCGAGAATATGGAGCTCAGGATGCGCGGCGGCCTGCCAAGGGCGAATGCCGTAAAACATGTTGTAGACAAACACGGGGTGAACACGCTTGCAAATGTCTGCGCTATTGACAGGGCAACGCTCTCTGCTTCCATGGACTACTGGGTGCCGGGAACGCGTGTTGCCGGGGTGCATGAACTGGTGGCGAACGCCCTGATTATGACAGGAGAGAAGGAAAGGGAGACGAACCTTCGCGGCGAACCGCTCCCCGGGAAGGGAGGTAACGAATAA